From one Nitrospira sp. MA-1 genomic stretch:
- a CDS encoding Ni/Fe hydrogenase subunit alpha: MNDPLTNPDKSRTIKIDMMARVEGEGALHITVQDGQVRDVQLRIFEPPRFFEAFLQGRHVTEVPDIVARICGICPVAYQMSAVHAMEQIFDVVMPQSLRDLRRLLYCGEWIESHVLHIYMLQGPDFLGFDSGLEMARSHPELVKRGLRMKKAGNDLLTLLGGRSVHPVSVKIGGFSQVPTRSALHALKDEFLWARDAAAETLRWVSGFEFQDPEQAYTFLALRGPSEYPMNEGDVVTNRGHRMAASEFEHHFHEEQVPYSNALHCTLNGQSFLTGPLARLALNQDQLSLLAKDVLQSTGLVLPFNRASMGIVARSVEVFYAFDEALRLIDQYEQPGASAVPVILRAGIGMAATEAPRGLLYHRYEVNADGTIRIAKIVPPTSQNQRRMEDDLRKLLPDILHLNDQETAMKCEQLIRSYDPCISCATHFLTLTKEDLPITMP, encoded by the coding sequence ATGAACGATCCTCTAACAAACCCGGATAAATCCAGAACCATTAAAATCGACATGATGGCCAGGGTAGAAGGGGAAGGGGCCCTTCACATCACCGTCCAGGATGGTCAGGTCCGGGATGTTCAACTCCGGATTTTTGAACCTCCACGATTTTTTGAAGCCTTCCTCCAGGGACGTCACGTCACCGAAGTGCCCGATATCGTGGCCCGTATTTGCGGCATCTGTCCGGTGGCTTATCAAATGAGTGCGGTCCATGCCATGGAACAAATCTTCGATGTGGTAATGCCCCAAAGCCTTCGCGATTTACGTCGACTCCTGTATTGCGGGGAATGGATCGAAAGTCATGTTCTGCACATTTATATGCTCCAGGGTCCGGATTTCTTAGGATTCGACAGCGGGCTTGAGATGGCTCGCTCACATCCCGAACTTGTGAAGCGAGGGCTTCGAATGAAGAAGGCGGGCAATGATCTGTTAACGCTGTTGGGGGGACGATCGGTGCATCCGGTTTCGGTAAAGATTGGCGGATTCTCTCAAGTGCCGACCAGGAGTGCCCTGCATGCGCTGAAAGACGAATTCCTGTGGGCCAGAGATGCCGCTGCGGAAACCCTCCGATGGGTGAGCGGGTTTGAATTTCAAGATCCCGAACAGGCCTATACCTTCCTCGCCCTTCGGGGGCCTTCTGAATATCCGATGAATGAAGGCGACGTCGTCACCAATCGAGGACACCGCATGGCCGCATCGGAGTTTGAACACCATTTTCATGAAGAACAGGTGCCCTATTCCAATGCCCTCCACTGCACATTGAATGGACAATCTTTTCTCACAGGGCCGTTAGCCCGGCTCGCTCTCAACCAGGACCAGCTCTCGTTGTTGGCCAAAGACGTCTTACAGAGCACGGGATTAGTTCTCCCGTTCAACCGCGCGTCCATGGGTATCGTGGCACGATCGGTTGAAGTGTTCTATGCGTTTGACGAAGCCCTTCGCCTCATTGACCAGTATGAACAGCCAGGTGCTTCAGCCGTTCCGGTGATACTCCGGGCAGGAATTGGTATGGCCGCCACCGAAGCCCCAAGAGGACTGCTGTATCATCGCTATGAGGTCAATGCTGATGGAACCATTCGCATCGCCAAGATCGTGCCACCGACCTCCCAAAATCAGCGGCGCATGGAGGACGATCTTCGAAAACTGTTACCAGACATTCTCCATCTCAACGATCAGGAAACGGCGATGAAATGCGAACAACTGATTCGCAGTTATGATCCCTGCATCTCCTGCGCCACACATTTTTTAACGTTGACGAAAGAAGATCTACCTATAACGATGCCATAA
- a CDS encoding transposase, whose translation MHTCLNVGVDVAKDAVMVACAESCFPVQSVPNQRGSLRAWLKSLPAGSRIGLESTGAYHELLADLAQAYGHTVFLLNPLDTRHYAKAMGTRAKTDWVDAELIARLIAQEHTRLRAYTPPTANQRKLDRLIRRRATIVRLKGTLKQTMRHLSGFAHELKAVMGKMDALLAKIDATMAALAACSPHHQEAQQRLQTIVGVGPLVGISLTNTLERVPFRKADAFVAFIGLDPRANDSGHKTGRRRLSKRGPAELRRLLFNAAMSAIKTTVWKPIYESYRTQGWSTTASLVIIARKIARAAWSIHHYRTTFHPERITQCLT comes from the coding sequence ATGCACACCTGTCTGAATGTCGGCGTGGATGTGGCCAAAGATGCCGTCATGGTTGCCTGCGCCGAGTCATGCTTCCCGGTCCAGAGTGTTCCCAATCAGCGTGGCTCGTTGCGGGCTTGGCTCAAATCGCTGCCGGCAGGCAGCCGCATTGGCTTGGAATCCACCGGCGCCTATCACGAATTGCTGGCGGACCTCGCGCAGGCCTACGGTCATACCGTCTTCCTGCTTAATCCCTTGGATACTCGGCACTATGCCAAGGCCATGGGCACCCGCGCCAAAACCGACTGGGTGGATGCGGAGTTGATCGCCAGACTCATCGCGCAAGAGCACACGCGCTTGCGGGCCTACACGCCCCCCACGGCGAACCAACGCAAGCTCGATCGGCTCATTCGACGGCGCGCCACGATCGTCCGCCTCAAAGGCACGCTCAAGCAGACGATGCGCCATCTGAGTGGCTTTGCCCACGAACTCAAGGCGGTGATGGGCAAAATGGATGCCTTGCTCGCCAAGATTGATGCGACCATGGCCGCGCTGGCGGCCTGTTCGCCCCACCATCAGGAGGCGCAACAACGGTTGCAAACCATTGTGGGCGTCGGGCCCTTGGTGGGCATCAGCTTGACCAATACGTTGGAGCGCGTGCCGTTCCGCAAGGCGGATGCGTTCGTCGCCTTCATTGGCTTGGATCCGCGGGCGAATGACTCGGGACACAAAACCGGGCGCCGACGGTTGTCCAAACGCGGCCCCGCCGAGTTGCGCCGCTTGCTGTTTAACGCCGCGATGTCGGCCATCAAAACCACAGTCTGGAAACCCATCTACGAGTCTTACCGCACTCAAGGTTGGAGCACGACGGCCTCTTTGGTCATTATCGCTCGCAAAATCGCCCGTGCGGCTTGGTCTATTCATCATTACCGTACAACATTTCATCCAGAGCGGATCACACAATGCTTGACATAA
- a CDS encoding FAD/NAD(P)-binding protein gives MTHNPYLIHPAVIVDKKQESTDIVTFRLQLTDPTHRELFRFEAGQFNMLYVFGVGEVAISIVSDPGEPEFLDHTIRVVGRITQVLGVMQIGESVGVRGPFGIGWPMKEAQGKDVLIVTGGLGCAPVVGAIEYMFRRREEYGTMTILHGVKTPHDLLYRERFDAWRHQPRTQVLLTSDEPGKTWHSHVGVVTELFDQLRLDPDNTLVMMCGPEIMMRIACNTLTHQGLRPDAMYVSLERHMECGIGLCGHCQLGPFFLCKDGPVMRLDRVVPFFGKVGV, from the coding sequence ATGACACACAACCCCTACCTTATCCATCCGGCTGTCATCGTGGACAAGAAACAGGAGTCCACGGATATCGTGACGTTTCGCCTGCAACTCACCGACCCTACTCATCGGGAGTTGTTCCGGTTTGAGGCGGGGCAGTTCAACATGCTCTATGTGTTTGGTGTGGGCGAGGTGGCCATTTCAATTGTGTCGGACCCTGGCGAGCCGGAATTTCTGGATCACACCATTCGTGTGGTGGGACGGATCACGCAGGTACTGGGCGTGATGCAAATAGGTGAGAGCGTGGGCGTTCGTGGGCCCTTTGGAATTGGATGGCCCATGAAGGAAGCGCAAGGAAAGGATGTGCTCATCGTCACCGGGGGGTTGGGTTGCGCCCCGGTGGTGGGCGCCATTGAATATATGTTCCGCAGGCGAGAGGAGTACGGCACCATGACCATTCTCCACGGGGTGAAAACCCCACACGACTTGCTCTACCGGGAACGCTTCGATGCCTGGCGCCACCAACCCCGCACACAGGTCCTATTGACCAGCGATGAACCCGGCAAGACCTGGCATAGCCATGTGGGTGTGGTGACCGAATTGTTTGACCAACTACGGTTGGACCCGGACAATACGCTGGTCATGATGTGCGGACCGGAAATCATGATGCGAATTGCCTGTAATACCTTAACTCATCAAGGTCTTCGCCCCGACGCCATGTATGTGTCGTTGGAACGGCATATGGAATGCGGCATCGGACTTTGCGGGCATTGTCAGCTCGGGCCGTTTTTCCTGTGCAAGGACGGGCCCGTGATGCGCTTGGACCGGGTGGTGCCGTTTTTTGGGAAAGTGGGTGTGTAA
- a CDS encoding addiction module protein: MAITWEQLAEQAMSLPTESRARLADLLVESLDADELGQIDRLWVAEATRRRDEVRSGHVAPIPGDEALQRVRDDVRR, from the coding sequence ATGGCTATAACTTGGGAACAATTGGCCGAGCAGGCCATGAGTCTACCGACGGAATCGCGGGCGCGGTTAGCGGACCTTCTTGTGGAAAGCTTAGATGCCGATGAACTAGGGCAGATTGATCGCCTGTGGGTTGCAGAGGCAACACGCAGGCGCGATGAAGTACGAAGCGGGCACGTCGCGCCGATCCCTGGAGACGAAGCTCTTCAGAGGGTGCGAGACGACGTTCGCCGATGA
- a CDS encoding type II toxin-antitoxin system RelE/ParE family toxin, producing the protein MKWDFHPEALEEYREAALYYAERDPTLALKFLDTVEDAIRRIIESPERYRILDEDVRRCLTHVFPYGVLFTIEPESILIVAVMHCSREPGYWKRRIPPA; encoded by the coding sequence ATGAAATGGGATTTCCACCCGGAAGCTCTGGAGGAATATCGGGAGGCAGCTCTTTACTACGCCGAGCGTGATCCGACGCTTGCTCTGAAATTCCTCGACACTGTTGAGGATGCCATCCGACGAATTATCGAATCTCCAGAACGGTATAGGATCCTCGATGAGGATGTCCGACGTTGTCTCACCCATGTCTTCCCCTATGGGGTTCTGTTTACCATAGAACCGGAGTCTATCCTCATTGTGGCTGTCATGCATTGTAGCCGCGAGCCGGGATACTGGAAGCGAAGAATCCCACCAGCCTAA
- a CDS encoding cupin domain-containing protein yields the protein MQYVIPKKFAIPLNRQEVFQSWSHRGYSCDLFVDPPGREWNDFVHSTNELVTVVEGKLRMTIEGEEIIAEPGDEVFIPKEACHSVKNIHHATTTWLYGYD from the coding sequence ATGCAATATGTCATACCTAAGAAATTTGCTATTCCTCTGAATCGCCAAGAGGTTTTTCAGTCATGGAGTCATCGGGGGTATTCGTGCGATCTGTTTGTTGATCCTCCCGGTCGGGAGTGGAATGATTTCGTTCATTCGACCAACGAGCTGGTCACCGTTGTTGAAGGGAAATTGCGAATGACCATTGAGGGCGAAGAGATTATCGCGGAACCCGGAGATGAGGTATTCATTCCGAAAGAAGCCTGTCATTCGGTAAAAAATATTCATCATGCGACGACCACATGGTTGTATGGGTATGATTGA
- a CDS encoding ferritin-like domain-containing protein, with translation MASVGYHEPIEELSDETRDMHRAIVSLMEELEAVDWYNQRADACNDADLKAILQHNRDEEKEHAAMVLEWVRRKDPTFSKHLKDFLFTEKPIAHK, from the coding sequence ATGGCGAGTGTCGGCTATCACGAACCCATTGAGGAATTGTCCGATGAAACACGCGACATGCACAGAGCGATTGTCTCGTTGATGGAAGAGCTAGAGGCCGTTGATTGGTATAACCAGCGCGCGGATGCCTGCAATGATGCAGACCTCAAAGCCATTCTTCAGCACAATCGAGACGAGGAAAAGGAGCATGCTGCGATGGTGTTGGAATGGGTTCGCCGCAAGGACCCTACATTCTCCAAGCATTTGAAGGACTTTCTGTTTACAGAGAAACCCATCGCACACAAGTAG
- a CDS encoding CopG family transcriptional regulator: MGTSSKRSTVYFDENLHAALRLKAAHTHRSVSDIVNDAVRAALAEDQEDLAAFQQRAGEPTLSYEELLNDLKAHGQL, from the coding sequence ATGGGGACAAGTTCTAAACGGTCGACAGTCTACTTTGATGAGAATCTCCATGCGGCTCTAAGACTAAAGGCCGCGCATACTCACCGATCCGTATCTGACATCGTCAATGATGCTGTGCGAGCAGCTCTCGCGGAGGACCAGGAAGACCTGGCCGCGTTCCAGCAGCGGGCTGGGGAGCCTACTCTCAGTTATGAAGAACTGCTGAATGATCTCAAGGCTCATGGCCAGTTATAG
- a CDS encoding type II toxin-antitoxin system RelE/ParE family toxin: MASYRLTFKKSVTKDFRSTPNNDVSRILKRIEGLADHPCPVGSEKLSGQEKFRVRQGIYRIIYEIRDEELVVIVIKVRHRREVYQDK; encoded by the coding sequence ATGGCCAGTTATAGGCTGACATTCAAAAAGTCGGTCACCAAAGATTTTCGTTCCACCCCTAACAACGATGTTTCTCGTATTCTCAAGCGTATTGAAGGTTTAGCGGATCACCCATGCCCGGTCGGTAGTGAGAAATTGTCGGGACAGGAAAAATTTCGAGTTCGCCAAGGAATATATCGAATTATTTATGAGATCCGGGACGAGGAGCTCGTGGTTATCGTGATCAAAGTGCGGCATAGACGAGAGGTCTATCAGGACAAGTGA
- a CDS encoding 4Fe-4S dicluster domain-containing protein encodes MATESFEPSPPALLLRKDFSQLIQVLQNLGYRILGPVLSNGAIQWDEITREEDLPIGWKDQQHPGNYRLEPDPSARYFNIVHGPQSLKPLVFSPRETLLVLDRNEKTFSAKEIIPDIPRTAVLGVRACDLAGLGIQDQIFLKGPYPDPYYQQRRNNLFLIAVNCTRALETCFCASMGTGPKARGGYDLSLTEADEDFAIQAGSIVGLEVLDQLACAVASQARIQQDDERIAACAASQTRTIPHASLPHSLYEAHDHSRWDEVAARCLACTNCTMVCPTCFCHGVEETPTLDHQQSEHARVWDSCFTSDHGYIHGKNFRPTTKDRYRMWLTHKLGSWIDQFGMSGCVGCGRCMTWCPVGIDLTEEVHALCQQPS; translated from the coding sequence ATGGCTACCGAATCTTTTGAACCTTCTCCGCCAGCGCTCCTACTCCGCAAGGATTTTTCACAACTGATTCAGGTTCTCCAGAACCTTGGCTATCGGATCCTGGGTCCGGTCCTTTCTAACGGCGCGATTCAATGGGACGAAATTACCCGGGAAGAAGACCTCCCGATCGGATGGAAGGACCAGCAACATCCAGGAAACTATCGACTGGAACCAGACCCCAGCGCCCGGTATTTCAATATCGTTCACGGCCCACAGTCTCTCAAGCCGCTGGTGTTTTCGCCACGAGAAACCCTGTTAGTCCTGGACCGCAACGAAAAAACGTTTTCTGCCAAAGAGATCATTCCTGACATACCACGAACCGCCGTGCTGGGAGTGAGGGCATGCGATCTCGCAGGACTCGGGATTCAAGATCAGATTTTTTTGAAAGGTCCCTATCCTGATCCCTACTATCAACAGCGACGGAACAATCTTTTCCTCATCGCCGTCAACTGCACAAGGGCACTGGAGACATGCTTTTGCGCCTCAATGGGCACGGGGCCAAAAGCCCGAGGAGGGTACGATCTCAGCCTGACGGAGGCCGATGAAGACTTTGCAATTCAAGCAGGAAGTATCGTTGGACTGGAAGTATTGGATCAACTGGCTTGCGCCGTGGCATCTCAAGCCCGGATTCAGCAGGACGATGAACGGATAGCCGCCTGCGCAGCCAGTCAAACGCGGACCATTCCGCATGCTTCGCTACCACATAGTTTATATGAGGCCCACGATCACTCCAGATGGGACGAGGTGGCCGCACGATGCCTCGCCTGCACCAACTGTACGATGGTCTGCCCTACTTGCTTTTGTCATGGGGTGGAAGAAACTCCAACTCTGGACCACCAACAGTCGGAACATGCTCGGGTCTGGGATTCGTGTTTCACCTCGGATCACGGATACATTCATGGGAAAAACTTCCGGCCCACCACCAAAGACCGGTATCGCATGTGGCTGACTCACAAATTAGGGTCATGGATCGACCAATTCGGCATGTCGGGGTGCGTCGGATGCGGACGCTGTATGACCTGGTGCCCGGTGGGCATCGACCTTACCGAAGAAGTCCACGCCCTCTGCCAGCAACCCTCGTAA
- a CDS encoding universal stress protein translates to MVKIVTHVLFPTDFSPSSAPAFRYAVEWAKVFEAQLTILHVHSLQPGLDIDAGVAQQFLDEQRKVAREELETLLAEARQQVPKASMELMAGLPSECICEVAREKKCDLIMMGTHGWTGINRVLFGSVAERVIQRAPCPVLSIPHRESADISAMHPLQILPRQVVLPLEFSDCSMEAYEYAIQIAKWFDVPLTLIHAIEPLSYSLDFTLTHPLQEKTNRDKVEKRLADLTAVLTEQGLSARYELLDKPTVDGILETSAIQQADLIVMGSHGRKGLTRMILGSTAYKVLEQSPYPVLTVKSPKFEGGHHPSLANGKTTSSPT, encoded by the coding sequence ATGGTCAAGATCGTAACCCATGTATTGTTTCCTACCGACTTTTCACCAAGCTCCGCCCCTGCCTTTCGATATGCGGTGGAATGGGCAAAAGTCTTTGAAGCCCAACTGACCATTCTCCACGTCCATTCCCTGCAACCGGGGCTGGATATTGACGCCGGAGTCGCCCAACAATTCCTGGATGAACAACGCAAGGTGGCGCGGGAAGAGTTGGAAACACTCCTGGCCGAGGCTCGGCAACAGGTTCCAAAGGCATCCATGGAACTAATGGCCGGTCTGCCGTCTGAATGCATTTGCGAGGTTGCCAGGGAGAAAAAATGCGATTTAATTATGATGGGAACCCACGGGTGGACCGGAATCAATCGCGTGTTATTCGGAAGCGTGGCGGAACGGGTCATTCAACGAGCCCCATGCCCGGTTCTGTCCATTCCGCACCGGGAATCAGCAGATATCTCGGCGATGCATCCCCTACAAATCCTCCCACGACAAGTCGTTCTGCCTTTAGAATTCTCCGATTGCTCCATGGAGGCCTATGAATATGCGATCCAAATTGCGAAATGGTTTGATGTGCCTCTGACCCTGATCCATGCCATTGAACCCTTGTCCTATAGTTTGGACTTTACTCTGACTCATCCGCTTCAAGAAAAAACCAATCGGGATAAGGTCGAAAAACGGTTGGCTGATCTCACCGCCGTCCTGACCGAACAGGGCTTATCCGCACGATATGAATTACTCGATAAGCCAACTGTTGACGGCATCCTGGAAACCAGCGCCATCCAGCAAGCCGATCTTATTGTCATGGGAAGCCATGGTCGAAAAGGACTGACCCGTATGATCCTGGGCAGCACAGCCTATAAGGTGCTTGAACAAAGCCCCTACCCTGTCCTCACAGTTAAAAGTCCGAAATTCGAGGGAGGGCATCATCCATCGCTCGCCAATGGCAAGACCACATCCTCTCCGACATAA
- a CDS encoding Hsp20/alpha crystallin family protein: MSAITRWDPFREMDELQGRLSTLFGRAPVRKEGERQEALRVAEWAPLVDITEDQKEYVVKAELPEVKKDEIKIGVQNDVLVISGERKYEKEEKEKKYHRIERAYGSFSRSFTIPEDADPEKVSAEFKEGILQVHLPKSDRAKPKSIAVKVS, from the coding sequence ATGAGTGCCATCACACGTTGGGATCCTTTTCGGGAAATGGATGAATTACAAGGTCGGCTTTCAACCTTGTTCGGCCGAGCACCGGTCAGAAAAGAAGGGGAACGTCAAGAAGCATTGCGCGTCGCCGAATGGGCTCCTCTGGTAGATATCACAGAAGATCAAAAAGAATATGTGGTGAAAGCCGAGCTTCCCGAGGTCAAAAAAGATGAAATTAAAATCGGCGTACAAAACGATGTGTTAGTCATTTCCGGTGAACGAAAATATGAAAAGGAAGAGAAGGAGAAAAAGTACCATCGGATCGAGCGAGCCTACGGAAGCTTTTCACGAAGCTTCACCATCCCTGAAGATGCGGACCCGGAGAAAGTCTCTGCCGAATTCAAGGAGGGTATTTTGCAAGTGCATTTACCGAAAAGCGACCGGGCAAAACCAAAAAGTATTGCCGTGAAGGTTTCATGA
- a CDS encoding universal stress protein — translation MKIVVPIDGSTCSTFAVEALAHFKPPEELTLVHALQLPDFNYPMITPDLRTEAQEEIKTQLRKEGEGILDEAQAHLPADFSHVQRLHQIGHPVDVIIETAQSVQSNLILLGARGLGPVKKLILGSVSHRVLMHAPCPTLIVKTSMTRLQKILLPIKGQEDADLALQFLALQPFRQPVEVEVFAVWPQPQLSWPTTVGQSDALEAQAIEEAQERMKTITDRLTRMNYASQAHVGMGDPAYATLEQAKASQSDLIMMGTHDRKGFSRFLMGSVSNAVLHQTPCPVLIVR, via the coding sequence ATGAAAATTGTCGTTCCAATTGATGGTTCAACCTGTTCCACCTTTGCTGTTGAAGCTCTTGCACATTTTAAGCCGCCTGAAGAATTGACGCTGGTCCATGCGCTACAACTTCCCGATTTCAACTACCCGATGATTACGCCGGATCTCAGAACTGAAGCCCAGGAAGAGATCAAAACCCAATTGCGAAAAGAAGGAGAGGGAATTCTCGATGAGGCCCAAGCACATCTTCCTGCCGATTTCTCCCATGTGCAGCGGCTTCATCAAATCGGACATCCGGTCGACGTGATTATTGAAACAGCACAGTCAGTACAATCCAATCTGATCCTGTTGGGAGCCAGGGGTCTTGGTCCCGTCAAAAAGCTGATTCTCGGGAGCGTGTCTCATCGGGTTCTGATGCATGCGCCGTGTCCAACCTTGATCGTGAAAACCTCCATGACTCGCTTACAAAAAATTCTTCTCCCCATTAAAGGTCAAGAGGATGCAGACCTCGCCCTACAATTTTTGGCACTCCAACCGTTTCGACAACCGGTTGAGGTCGAGGTGTTCGCGGTCTGGCCACAACCTCAGCTGTCCTGGCCAACCACGGTGGGACAATCAGACGCCCTGGAAGCTCAAGCCATAGAAGAAGCCCAGGAACGCATGAAAACCATCACTGACCGGCTCACCCGGATGAACTATGCCTCTCAAGCCCATGTCGGGATGGGCGATCCCGCCTATGCCACCCTCGAACAGGCCAAGGCTTCGCAATCCGACTTGATCATGATGGGGACGCATGACCGGAAAGGGTTCTCGCGATTTTTGATGGGAAGCGTTTCGAATGCCGTGTTACACCAGACTCCATGCCCGGTATTGATTGTCCGGTAG
- a CDS encoding sigma-54 dependent transcriptional regulator, producing MINDSPAILVVDDEPEMQQLLRDILEEEHYRVMVASDGHDALNRMETEKFPVVLTDLRMKGMDGLALLDHVLRKHPESNLIMMTAFGTVESAVDAMKLGAFDYLTKPIKSNELSVTVAKAMREALLRQEVKQLRQQVSREFGFGQILGKSKPMKEIFDLIRRVADSQTNILITGESGTGKELVAKAIHYNSQRKSAPFVPVNCAAIPELLLESELFGHVRGAFTDAKSDKPGLFEEAHDGTLFLDEISEMPMMLQAKLLRAVQEREIRRVGATRSMAINVRLVVATNVQLVEEVKAKRFREDLYYRLNVIELHLPPLRDRKEDLPILVQGLLQKSVTAQQKHIESVEEPAMARLMDYQWPGNVRELENILERAATLTQGKKICLDDLPSNIRNIQGDGQLIGDAAERLLPLEQLEKSYIRRVLEKMGGNKYQTAHVLGIDRKTLYRKLAEMEEVV from the coding sequence ATGATCAACGATTCTCCTGCTATTTTAGTCGTGGATGATGAACCCGAAATGCAGCAATTACTTCGGGACATTCTCGAGGAAGAGCATTATCGAGTCATGGTGGCTTCAGATGGTCACGATGCGCTCAATCGGATGGAAACAGAGAAGTTTCCAGTGGTTTTAACGGATTTACGGATGAAAGGCATGGACGGGCTGGCGTTGCTGGATCATGTCCTGCGAAAGCATCCGGAATCCAATCTCATCATGATGACGGCATTTGGGACCGTGGAATCGGCCGTTGATGCGATGAAACTAGGCGCGTTTGACTATCTCACCAAGCCCATCAAGAGCAATGAATTATCGGTGACGGTGGCGAAGGCGATGCGAGAGGCGCTGCTTCGCCAAGAAGTGAAACAGTTACGACAGCAGGTCAGCCGGGAATTTGGGTTTGGGCAGATTCTCGGGAAAAGTAAACCGATGAAGGAAATTTTTGATCTGATCCGGCGAGTGGCTGATTCACAGACGAATATTCTGATCACGGGAGAAAGCGGGACGGGAAAAGAACTTGTTGCCAAAGCCATTCATTATAATAGTCAGCGCAAGTCTGCTCCCTTTGTTCCGGTGAATTGTGCGGCGATTCCCGAGCTGTTGTTGGAAAGCGAGCTCTTTGGTCATGTGCGCGGAGCTTTTACGGATGCCAAATCGGATAAACCCGGTTTGTTTGAAGAGGCTCACGATGGCACATTGTTTTTGGATGAAATTAGTGAAATGCCCATGATGCTTCAAGCCAAGTTACTTCGTGCGGTACAAGAGCGGGAAATCCGGCGGGTAGGGGCGACTCGCTCCATGGCGATCAATGTCCGGTTAGTGGTCGCCACGAATGTGCAATTGGTTGAGGAGGTCAAGGCCAAGCGGTTCCGGGAGGATTTGTATTATCGTTTGAATGTGATTGAACTGCACTTGCCTCCCCTTCGTGACCGCAAGGAGGATCTACCGATTCTGGTTCAGGGGTTGCTTCAAAAAAGTGTCACTGCGCAGCAAAAACACATTGAAAGTGTCGAAGAGCCGGCCATGGCCCGGCTCATGGATTATCAGTGGCCGGGTAATGTGAGAGAGTTAGAAAATATCCTTGAGCGCGCGGCGACCCTGACGCAAGGGAAAAAGATTTGTTTGGATGATCTTCCCTCCAATATTCGGAATATCCAAGGAGATGGACAACTCATTGGGGATGCCGCGGAGCGGCTACTGCCCCTGGAGCAGTTGGAAAAGTCCTACATTCGGCGGGTGTTAGAAAAAATGGGTGGAAATAAATATCAAACGGCGCATGTGCTAGGGATTGATCGAAAGACCTTATATCGCAAGCTGGCTGAAATGGAGGAAGTGGTGTGA